One genomic window of Providencia hangzhouensis includes the following:
- the kefG gene encoding glutathione-regulated potassium-efflux system ancillary protein KefG, giving the protein MSNTPKVLVVYAHPDPDESMANKALLEAVRDFDHVTVHDLYAIYPDYFIDVTAEQKLLCQHDIIVFQHPLYTYSCPALLKEWFDRVLTRRFATDVGYQKLKGKYWRSVITTGEPVHAYQYDGYNHYPLTEILRPFELTALMCDMQWLEPTIIYAARRQPKERFEQIIDDYRQWMQQPLGAGGLS; this is encoded by the coding sequence ATGTCAAATACACCGAAAGTGCTGGTGGTCTACGCTCACCCGGACCCCGACGAATCGATGGCTAATAAGGCGTTATTGGAGGCAGTGCGTGATTTTGACCATGTGACTGTACACGATTTATACGCAATTTACCCAGATTATTTTATTGATGTAACCGCGGAACAAAAATTACTGTGCCAGCACGATATCATTGTTTTTCAACATCCTCTCTATACATATAGTTGCCCTGCGTTGCTGAAAGAGTGGTTTGACCGCGTGTTAACTCGCCGTTTTGCGACCGATGTAGGGTACCAAAAATTAAAAGGCAAATACTGGCGTTCTGTGATTACCACAGGCGAGCCTGTTCACGCTTACCAATATGATGGATATAACCATTATCCACTTACAGAAATACTTCGCCCATTTGAATTGACCGCATTAATGTGTGATATGCAGTGGTTGGAACCAACCATTATTTATGCAGCACGTCGGCAGCCTAAAGAACGATTTGAACAGATTATTGATGACTACCGTCAATGGATGCAACAGCCGCTAGGTGCGGGAGGGTTATCCTAA